In Perognathus longimembris pacificus isolate PPM17 chromosome 3, ASM2315922v1, whole genome shotgun sequence, a single window of DNA contains:
- the LOC125348028 gene encoding olfactory receptor 147-like — protein sequence MISGNNSLVTEFVLLGLTQQPELQLPLFLLFLGIYVISVLGNLGLMILIILNPHLQTPMYYFLFNLSFVDLCYSTVIIPQMLPSFVKQNIISYAECMAQLFFFCFFVIDECYILTAMAYDRYVAICKPLLYRVIMSPQVCLRMMVGVYVMGFVGAMAHTGSMLRLTFCAGNVINHYMCDIPPLLKLSCTSTSINELMVFIVVGVNVIVPSLTVFVSYTLILCNICIRSTEGRSKAFSTCSSHIIAVSLFFGAASFMYLKPSIGSQDEDKVATVFYTIVGPMLNPFIYSLRNKDVHTAVRKTLKKRVLT from the coding sequence ATGATCTCTGGAAATAATTCTTTGGTGACTGAGTTTGTCCTGCTGGGCTTAACACAACAGCCAGAGCTCCAGctgcctctcttccttctcttcttgggAATCTATGTGATCTCTGTGTTGGGGAACCTGGGCTTGATGATTCTGATTATCTTGAATCCTCACCTGCAGACTCCTATGTACTACTTTCTCTTCAACCTTTCCTTCGTTGATCTCTGCTACTCCACGGTTATAATTCCCCAAATGTTACCGAGTTTTGTAAAACAGAACATCATCTCATACGCAGAATGCATGGCTCAgctctttttcttctgcttttttgttattGATGAATGCTACATTTTGACAGCAATGGCCTATGACCGATATGTGGCCATCTGTAAGCCCCTGCTTTATAGGGTCATCATGTCCCCTCAGGTCTGCCTTAGGATGATGGTGGGTGTGTATGTAATGGGGTTTGTGGGTGCCATGGCCCACACTGGATCCATGCTGAGACTCACCTTCTGTGCTGGCAATGTCATCAATCATTACATGTGTGACATACCTCCTCTCCTGAAGCTCTCTTGCACAAGTACCTCCATCAATGAGCTGATGGTTTTCATTGTGGTGGGTGTCAATGTAATAGTACCTAGTCTGACTGTCTTTGTTTCTTATACCTTGATCCTCTGTAACATCTGCATCCGTTCTACAGAGGGCAGATCTAAAGCCTTCAGTACCTGCAGTTCTCACATAAttgctgtttctcttttcttcggAGCAGCGTCATTCATGTATCTTAAGCCTTCTATTGGATCCCAGGATGAAGATAAGGTAGCGACAGTGTTTTATACCATTGTGGGCCCAATGCTGAATCCTTTCATCTACAGTTTGAGAAACAAAGATGTCCACACTGCTGTGAGAAAGACTTTGAAGAAAAGGGTACTCACATAA